The Manduca sexta isolate Smith_Timp_Sample1 unplaced genomic scaffold, JHU_Msex_v1.0 HiC_scaffold_4007, whole genome shotgun sequence genome includes the window TGTAATTCTACTGGGCTCacgtatgtgtgcgtgagctcaaattcaatgtactaagtgccgcctcttcttacgtagtatattacttactctcatagagtaagtaatatactacgtaagtacgtacataatataaattttctgttaccggtgtagatcaagtggatacttagccataaatatgtttgactttggGTACTTTTGTGCCACAAACCCTCacattttatacacattaattcttttccccattctcgcacacaaaatcaataaactacaaaaatgtaaacagaattgagtcaatatctcggaaaataagaatcactatctcgtaacacacactacacaaattccttcaagaagaaatatacacagaaacggaaaagctggctcaactcaacgtattcggcataaaacataacttattatttaacataatcgcaataatacaattttttgcaaataaacttcaacaatgacaaatctaccgtcaataatggcggcaaattatcaactatcatggtagccaacatactttcaaaatttattgattattatgttggtacaagatgttacgatgagacatccttttgtcaaccaaaactaaactctatttaacggcattaagatatataatcattcatcattacacaaaatgttctaagtgtccaccccctgCTTACTCTATGTCTTTCATTGTGACATTACTGATTAgctcatattataattctctttggattAGCTGCTGATTACGctatttttccaaaattttgtaaacacgtggtaaatacaataataataaacaaaatgccTAACGTGAAGAAGAATATAGAAAAACTAAAACATCCTAACAGCAGAAAGACAATTACACTTTCaaagaaaatgaaaagaaaCGAGAGGAAGGATAAGAGCAAATTGGACACCCAcatcaaacaaaatttaataggAGAAAAAATAATGTGGTTCAAAGAGATTACCGGAAAACTGTGAGGTTTTATCTAAGGAACAAGTTttggaattaattaataattatctaggGCGCTTCGATGAAGAGTTAGaacaaattgcattaaaaaattCGATTGGGCAAAGGAAGAACCGCCAACATGCCAGTAGAgaagatataattaatattaccaaGAAAAATGAATTCCAAGAGTTCGAAACAGGCGGTATTGAGTTGCCTAATATGATGGATGTTGAACAGATGTCTGTACTGAGGTGGAATGGAGAACTTAGATTCCTACAGCATTTCAAATTAAGAAGATTTGCAAAAGAAGCATCTAATTTAgttgtataatttgtacataaatatatttattttttatattttattgagtttgtTTCATTCTATATCAAATTTCTttgttaacatatttaaaagacTTTAATTGTACCATCATGCTTGTAATTAAGGTCTTCGATGGGAAAAGAGAGGAATAATGATTTTACTTTTACTCagcttttatatgtatttatattaacaccAGACTGATTTGCATTACCGGTCTGAATTAAGGCAAGACTCAAAGCATATGTCTGAGACCTTTTTATCCACTGTCAGGTGTATCTAGAGGTGGGATAGCGTCTAGTCTGTCCCTACCTTGAATTGCGTGATTTATTAAATCTGCAagtacacaaatatatatttttggctaATATATAGCCTCTCCTCAAACTACCACTGTTGCCAAAATATGGTAAGTAATGTTCTTTCTGTTTCACCATTGCTGCCATATCTTATatcatactaaaataatttaaattggcaTTTCAATGAGAAATATTCTCTTTATTATGAATGTGGAGGTATGTATAGAAATAAATGCATTGTTTATCAGCAATTATtgctgaataaatatttagcaaTATAAGAAGACATCAGTCTTAGgttgctaaataaaataaataatctgtcTGAAAAAGAGagcatttcattttcattacatCTACATTCTAGAAAGGGTtgcaataaactttttaatgtatttatactgCGTATGAATTCTGtgcttttaaaaattctttactgAATcagtatatacataaataatatgacaACCTGTCTTAACTGAAAAATGAATTAGTAAGTCAATCATCACATACACAAAGgtctaaaataacaatacattaggatgactaatttattaaattaagaaatatttacatcatGATACAATTGGACATGAATTGGAGACCAGATGAATTGACGAACCGAGGAACATAATGTTGATAGTTCTGGCTTATCTATATCCGTGTATAAACTAGGCAGTAAGCATGACATAGAAACGCACAACACATAGGCAAAGTTGGACAATATCATGCAATATTGCCATCTCAAACTTGCCTAGCGAATGCACAAATTGTAGTAAGTATATCTACACATAATATCCTATAACAGAATTACTCAATCACAAACCAATATGTTACATGGCATATCATTTTGACAGATAATTTTGTGGTTTCAGGTTTGATATAAATAAGTCCATTtcctaaatttataaatgtggTTAAGAATGATCACAACCCAACAAACAATcagaaattataacaaattttttattactaaaatagaattacattttaaaatataatttattctaaattatgtttaaaattatattatgcagtataattttaactatgaatatttttgtttttagtagaAATCATAAAATGATTGTTACTACCAAAATACTACCTTtcttcactaatattataaaacaaaaattcattACCCCCCAAATTCATTTTCACATGTCGAaacaagtaataaattataatatatctttaaaaaaacatgcaaataagTCTATAATGTAATCTAAAAGTCTATAagtgagaaaatatattaaagatattatcTAATCAAAGATATTATGCCATGAACTGTAATATATTCTACGCAAACTATACAAGACATGtagaaaaacattttgatatgtTACACAAAATCAGTCACAATatcacatacaaaaaaatttcattcactgtaaaaataaaatgctcaatgactaaacaaaaaataaacacataaatcataatatacaatttatcgACCTCATGGGAACTTGAATAAATGCAATAACATTTACGGTACCAATAAATAATAGGctgtctttaaataaatttaattaaagaaacaaaaattggGGCTACATAATCACAAAACTGACACATTTTCAGCTGGTCAATTAAAgtcctataaataaaaaaatcatctacCATACCAACCCACGAAAAGTCCTTTTCTGGACTGTTTTCACTCATTAGGAAAATAATCTTAACCTAGGCAAATTAAAGGAAAATGCAAACATTTCCCAAATAGATCTTGAAATCTACAGAAAAACAATTGATTCATTAAAGCATTACAATATATACACTAATTGCTTCAGGTCACATAAAATATAGgttagtattaattatataaatgacctgaacaaactataaatatatgaatatatttgattataactCATGGTATAGCTGGCTGgtttctgtattatattattttattctaccACTCCTATGCAACTAGGCACTTTGAtagtctattaaaaatattttttttcaagagtatttaaaagtagttttaaaaatacttcaatttcaaaatttaactGTTAATACATAgtgttttttatgaaaattttaacatggttatacatttttttctacatttcacatattatttacagattaaataccagttttaagtttttgttgGAAAATGGTTAAAAATTCAATAGTTGGACAGATTGTTTGAAATTccttaatttacataaataagacataaaattcacatttttaaaacttgatATATTGATGGCAGGTATGTACCATAGCTTGTACAGTTTTTTACTCATGTAAGGCTCGCAATAGTTTGAAATTTctcattgtaaataaataaaacatttttttgcattcaaaggaaaaataaagcagttaaaCCTAGTTTTCTTTGTTACGCGTGTATGCCGCGTAAACATTAAATAACGTAGGATTTCCTATACATTACGGTTTAAAATATACAGAGTGACTCAACCAATCAAGTAAGTGAATGGTAATTTAATtcctgtattttataaataaattatcttttattgaATGTAAACAGGACAACTTTCTATTATgtgaaatacaataattattagccCAAAGGTCTCGAGTGTGATTTATTAGAAATCACAAGAACCAAACATGTATGTCAAATTTCAGCCCAATAGCTTCAGTGGAAGTGAGTGAAATATTGATTGCAAAATTCTAAGACATACATAcaactgaaattaaaaaaaaaccttttaaaacattttttgatttttttttttttcagtttacaaaataaaattttataggtaagtaataatgcatattttatatgtatgtattttttgttaatttttctgTGTAAGGTAAATTTTCTGAATCAAactaggtataaaaaatatattaatacaatacaatattatgtgaatgGTAACTATAGTACAatatgcttttttattaatatactgaGACATCGAATGAGATATTTTGCGTTTCATTACACGCGCCTTTATACCTAGttattaaggtttaaattaccccgtatattttaaacataatcttTACAATGCTAAGCTTTACTGTGTAAGCATGACTGGAAGTTCGTTCGctttattacttacaataattattttacacagCTGATAGATAACAACCGATTACGCAGTCAATTGCAATACTTTGACGCATTCATATAAATTGCAACCATATCTATATACAAGGGACAAATTTGCAAATTTTTGTAAGAAGTCAAATTGGCTTTGAAGTAAATTGGGTGCATTCTTAGTAAGTTGTGTTTACTACTAATCTTTTCATCCAGTAATAGACAGTTAACTGAAGcaccattaattttaaaaaataaaagaaatgacGCATCTAGGCGGATAATTTTATAGCTTTTGAACTGTGACCTCTCGAGTCCAATAAGAAGATGACTAAGGGATTCGGAGAGACCATCCGTTCAACTTAGTAGATTGGT containing:
- the LOC115455648 gene encoding LOW QUALITY PROTEIN: translation machinery-associated protein 16 homolog (The sequence of the model RefSeq protein was modified relative to this genomic sequence to represent the inferred CDS: inserted 2 bases in 1 codon), coding for MPNVKKNIEKLKHPNSRKTITLSKKMKRNERKDKSKLDTHIKQNLIGEKIMWFKXRLPENCEVLSKEQVLELINNYLGRFDEELEQIALKNSIGQRKNRQHASREDIINITKKNEFQEFETGGIELPNMMDVEQMSVLRWNGELRFLQHFKLRRFAKEASNLVV